DNA from Ananas comosus cultivar F153 unplaced genomic scaffold, ASM154086v1, whole genome shotgun sequence:
TACCGTAAATTTTGCTTGTTACGTATCCACTACAAAACACAACAAACACTACATGTGGAACTAGTTTCAATCCAATCAATAGTAGAGCTGCAATTCTCGTTTCTATCCAATCAAAAATCTTGATTATGATTTGAATAATTCATATACTGTAGAACTAGTTTTACATGTGGAATTTCTGGCAATAATTACTGCCTCTCAGCATCTTCTACTCCTGCCGCCTCCGGCTGCGCCGACCGCCTACACGACCAATCCCGACCAACCATCCGCTGGAATGACGAGCCCAGCCGCGACGTGGACTCCGCCTCTTTCCCAGCACCCGTCGACGTGCCTTCCACACCCGCTGCCCCTGCGGCCGCCATTTCTGCGAACACTCCAGGCGGCAACAGCAGTGGCAGGACCGGCTCAGCAGCTGCACGGCACACCGGACAAGTGGAGTGCAACCGCAGCCATGTGTCTACGCACTCGACATGAAACACGTGCTTGCAGTTGGGCAGAAGCCGCACCGCTTCCCCCTCCTTGAGGGCGCCGAGGCACACCGCGCACTCCGTCGCACCGAACTCCCCTTCTTTATAGGCAAAAGTCGGCATGGCGGAGATGGTGGCGGGGCTGAGGCCAGAAGTAGGCTGGCCAAGGGAGCTGTCGGTGCGTAGGGCGGTCGTCGTTGCATCCGGGCGGCTGCGGAGGTACCGGGAGTAGTAGTGGAGGAGGACGATGAGGATGGCGAtaaggattagggttagggtgaCGGAGAGCATGACCGTGCCAGCGAAGCGGTAGCTCACTGGTTTGGTCGGGGGATCGCCGGAGTTTTGTGAGGCCTTAGTTGACATCGAGgttgttttctctctcttctcggtctcttctctctcttagaTTCCTAAATTGCTAGGGACGGAATTTTTATGCATGGAGTTTGTTAAAAGGTGACTTCCGAGTTTTATTATCCGGTGAAAGATACGGGTGACGTGGCACTGAGATAAGCCATTAGTCCTGTAGATGGAAAATTGAAGGATTGTGTGCTACAAAAGGTAATCTATACAGTGCTTTTGACGGATCAAATGTCAACGAGACAAGGGGAATGATATTTGTAGATtattcaatataaaaataaatttaattgattctACAGCAATAGAGTACAGTAATGTTATTTTACAACAAATTTAGAAACAATAAATTGTAACTTCTACTTTTAAGAGGTTCAAAATGCAACTTTTGAGGTTCTTTGtgacaaaaaactttagatcttttgttttttattttacattccACAAGAAACTATTGCTTAAAAGCAAAAGCCAAAAGTCCTTCCATGAagtaaattgcacttttgggTACATTCGGCGTATCCGAAAcataactctaaaaaaaaaaagctaccttaaaaaaaaaaagaaaaagcgatAGTTGCAATCGAGAAGGTCAAACCCTtctacaaaagaaaaataggaAAGGACAAGGAAACTTCCTAGCTAACAAAATAGAAGGTCATCCAATCaaacattttcatattttacagaaatataaaaaaaataaaaaacactacCATTTTAATATGTAATTGCCATCCACTTCCTAATTAAAATCTTCTCCATCTACTTACTGAGTGTTATAACTGCATAATAAAGAAGACTTAATTCCCTGATAAAGCCCTCCACAAGTAACATTGCAACATACAACCTCGGAGGAGAAATTATTACCACAAAGACAAGGAGAGAGTGCTCTACTTACAAGATTGCTTTTTTGATGTAGAATTACTAACAATCTACTAGAACTTAGCTGCATTAGTTGAAGGCCTATGACAAGTTTGTGAACTGCAAAGCTGCTTGCACTTGCAGATCCAGGGAAACCGCAACTTCCGAGTGATGagacgaaaaaaaagaaaaagcaaaaatcaTATACCTAGTCCTGCAACCGCAGCAAGTTCCAAATAGCAAATGCATTCAGACATTATTGGGTCACCAGTTCAGTTACCTGGCTTTGCGCAACACAAACGGCAGCACCTGAACTCATAAGCCGGAAATAAGAATGCCGAATATTGGGTGACAAAATCTGACAAGACCTGACCAACTTACCCAGTCCAAGTACAAGAATAATGTGCAACCTTTTGTGAAAAGGAAAATGTGCAGCATGTTTGCTGAGTATCAGCTATGTAGAATATAGACGATTCACTGTCGGTACATTGAACAAGCCCATGATTGACACATCAATTGCAACCAAGTTCAATGTACTTGCACTATCGACAACAATCATGTTAATGGATCATTCTTATACTtgctaatatacatatattctgCGTACTTCAAGAGTATAAATATTAATGGTTTCTGCTAACAGAAACAAATAACAAAGCATGCATGCTCCATGTGTTTTAATCATGAAAGGAAGCAGAATGTACATTTGTCGTGCATTCGTCTGCAATACTGCTCAAAGAAATTACAGAGTCAAATCTTTCCTACCTTCAGACACTACGAGGGAAACCTCACTCAATATCTACTAGACAGGTAGAATACAGATGCTTTTTGTATTCTCCAAGTGGCTAAAAAGATAAAGCGAGGTGCTGCAAAGATTCTTAAAAATTAATCTGCGAATTCACAATTACGAAGAAGCAGATGTTGATGCAATTTCTTTTTCCAATAAAAACTTCAAActaaataaagagtaaagataCGTCCAAGTTATCGATGCAAATTCAAAATCATTCCCTATCCAGTGGAATAGctggataaagaaaaaaagcttCATACAGTTGCTGTTATTAGAAGCACTAACATCTTTTATTAGAATACTTTGTGCATAAGCATTCCTTTGTGCGAATGCATAGACAAAAAAGTAGTTTCATTATAGAATATTAGTTGAAGGCTGAGATCAGTGAGAAGAAACTATGCTTAACTCTTTACAGGAACTGTCCAAAATCACAtgtaaaattcttttgtttccaTGGCTTTTGGAAGTTGTAAGCTTCTCTTTTCTAAA
Protein-coding regions in this window:
- the LOC109704812 gene encoding RING-H2 finger protein ATL39-like yields the protein MSTKASQNSGDPPTKPVSYRFAGTVMLSVTLTLILIAILIVLLHYYSRYLRSRPDATTTALRTDSSLGQPTSGLSPATISAMPTFAYKEGEFGATECAVCLGALKEGEAVRLLPNCKHVFHVECVDTWLRLHSTCPVCRAAAEPVLPLLLPPGVFAEMAAAGAAGVEGTSTGAGKEAESTSRLGSSFQRMVGRDWSCRRSAQPEAAGVEDAERQ